From Acidovorax sp. FHTAMBA, one genomic window encodes:
- the mltB gene encoding lytic murein transglycosylase B → MLYASRPEALQFADDLAARRDLDREWVRQAIGQARFLPQVPRLMLPPARGTAKNWRVYRSRFIDPVRIRAGQRFWQENQATLARAEREYGVPAEIIVGIIGVETIYGQQMGTFRVMDALATLAFDFPAAHPRAAERTEFFRRELEQFLSLTHRSNIDPFEPRGSYAGAMGLGQFMPSSWVRYAIDFDGDGRVDLFNSPADAIGSVANYFIGHGWTPGMPTHFGVQFDPSRLQLDDLLAPDILPTFSAASLQAKGAMPDAAGAQHTGPLALVELQNGPDAPSYVAGTENFYAITRYNWSSYYAMAVIELGREVAAARAR, encoded by the coding sequence GTGCTCTACGCATCACGCCCCGAGGCCCTGCAGTTTGCCGACGACCTGGCGGCACGCCGCGACCTGGACCGTGAATGGGTGCGCCAGGCCATCGGGCAGGCGCGCTTTTTGCCCCAGGTGCCACGGCTCATGCTGCCGCCGGCCCGGGGCACGGCCAAGAACTGGCGGGTGTACCGTAGCCGCTTTATCGACCCGGTGCGCATACGGGCCGGGCAGCGGTTCTGGCAGGAGAACCAGGCCACGCTGGCGCGGGCCGAGCGCGAGTACGGCGTGCCCGCCGAAATCATCGTGGGCATCATCGGCGTGGAGACCATCTATGGCCAGCAGATGGGCACCTTCCGCGTGATGGATGCGCTGGCCACGCTGGCGTTTGACTTTCCGGCAGCCCACCCGCGCGCCGCGGAGCGCACCGAGTTTTTCCGCCGTGAGCTGGAGCAGTTCCTGAGCCTCACCCACCGCAGCAACATCGACCCGTTCGAGCCCCGCGGCAGCTATGCCGGGGCCATGGGCCTGGGGCAGTTCATGCCCTCCAGCTGGGTGCGCTACGCGATTGATTTTGATGGCGACGGGCGCGTGGACCTCTTCAACAGCCCGGCCGACGCCATCGGCTCGGTGGCCAACTATTTCATCGGCCACGGCTGGACGCCGGGCATGCCCACCCACTTTGGCGTGCAGTTCGACCCCAGCCGCCTGCAACTCGATGACCTGCTCGCACCGGACATACTGCCCACCTTCAGCGCCGCCAGCCTGCAGGCCAAGGGCGCCATGCCGGATGCAGCGGGTGCGCAGCACACAGGGCCGCTGGCGCTGGTGGAGCTGCAAAACGGCCCCGACGCTCCGTCCTACGTCGCCGGTACCGAAAACTTTTACGCCATCACCCGCTACAACTGGTCCAGCTACTACGCCATGGCCGTGATCGAGCTGGGCCGCGAGGTGGCGGCAGCCCGGGCGCGTTGA
- a CDS encoding DUF58 domain-containing protein, which produces MDPAAPIPLSPAGRWHRLAGRLNPLAPLRSRFQRWWQARLPLSDTLVLTQRNVYILPTGAGWMLALTLGVLLVASINYQLNLGYLLTFLLAGSAVVGMHICHANLRGLTLHLKPPEPHFMGTSAAFDIQLSSDRKTPRYGIALSVHTDGKEAHHWAWTDVPAQGQSGVQVAFKPERRGLHGVPTLMAETRFPLGTFRVWTYWRPAAKVLVYPAPETPAPPLPPGEPRAGGTGSAPSQGIGEFDGVRAYRRGDPLKLVVWKKAAKSLGTGTDDLVSRDSQQAQRHELWLDLARAALPEHEARVSRLTAWVLQADRLGLDYGLRLPGVEIAPDTGAAHRRNCLEALALC; this is translated from the coding sequence GGATCCCGCTGCCCCGATCCCCCTGTCACCCGCCGGGCGCTGGCACCGCCTGGCGGGGCGGCTGAACCCGCTGGCGCCGCTGCGCAGCCGCTTTCAGCGCTGGTGGCAGGCGCGCCTGCCGCTCAGCGACACCCTGGTCCTCACCCAGCGCAACGTCTACATCCTGCCCACGGGCGCGGGCTGGATGCTGGCGCTGACGCTGGGGGTGCTTCTTGTCGCTTCGATCAACTACCAGCTGAACCTGGGGTATCTGCTCACGTTCCTGCTGGCGGGCAGCGCTGTGGTCGGCATGCACATATGCCACGCCAACCTGCGCGGCCTCACGCTGCACCTGAAGCCGCCCGAGCCGCACTTTATGGGCACCAGCGCCGCGTTCGATATCCAGCTGTCCAGCGACCGCAAGACGCCGCGCTACGGCATTGCCCTGTCGGTGCACACCGATGGCAAGGAGGCGCACCACTGGGCCTGGACCGATGTGCCGGCGCAGGGGCAGTCCGGCGTGCAGGTGGCCTTCAAGCCCGAACGCCGGGGCCTGCACGGCGTGCCCACCCTCATGGCCGAGACGCGTTTCCCGCTGGGCACCTTTCGCGTATGGACCTACTGGCGCCCCGCGGCGAAGGTGCTGGTGTACCCGGCACCCGAAACGCCCGCGCCGCCCCTGCCACCGGGCGAGCCGCGCGCTGGCGGCACGGGCAGCGCGCCATCCCAGGGGATTGGCGAATTTGATGGCGTGCGTGCCTACCGCCGGGGCGACCCGCTCAAGCTGGTGGTCTGGAAAAAAGCGGCCAAGTCGCTGGGCACGGGCACCGATGACCTGGTCAGCCGCGACTCCCAGCAGGCGCAGCGGCACGAACTGTGGCTGGATCTGGCCCGTGCCGCCCTGCCCGAGCACGAAGCCCGCGTCTCACGCCTGACCGCCTGGGTGTTGCAGGCAGACCGCCTGGGGCTGGACTACGGCCTCAGGCTGCCCGGCGTGGAGATTGCCCCGGACACGGGCGCCGCCCACCGCAGAAACTGCCTGGAGGCGCTGGCGCTGTGCTGA
- a CDS encoding ABC transporter ATP-binding protein: protein MPAPTSTTPAANAIVRARGVSKTYAGGFQALKNIDLDIRRGEIFALLGPNGAGKTTLISVICGMSNATEGTITADGHDTVRDYRAARAAIGLVPQELHTDSFETVWATVNFSRGLFGKAPNPAFIEKILRDLSLWDKKDSKILALSGGMKRRVLIAKALSHEPKILFLDEPSAGVDVELRHDMWRLVRALRDAGTTIILTTHYLEEAEDMADRIGVIRKGELIVVEDKAVLMRKLGKKELAITLQQPMEQVPAALARWPLVLSQGGTVLTYSFDTQQEDTGIAALLRALADHGIDFKDLHSSESSLEDIFVSLVHEDKDPTPSPQKATAA from the coding sequence ATGCCTGCACCAACATCTACCACCCCAGCCGCAAACGCCATCGTCCGTGCGCGCGGCGTGAGCAAAACCTACGCGGGCGGCTTTCAGGCGCTCAAGAACATCGACCTGGACATCCGCCGGGGAGAGATCTTTGCGCTGCTGGGCCCCAACGGTGCAGGCAAGACCACGCTCATCAGCGTGATCTGCGGCATGAGCAACGCCACCGAGGGCACCATCACCGCCGACGGCCATGACACCGTGCGCGACTACCGTGCCGCCCGCGCGGCCATTGGCCTGGTGCCGCAAGAGCTGCACACCGATTCGTTTGAAACCGTGTGGGCCACGGTCAACTTCAGCCGCGGTCTGTTCGGCAAGGCGCCGAACCCGGCGTTCATCGAGAAAATCCTCAGGGACCTGTCGCTGTGGGACAAGAAGGACAGCAAGATCCTGGCGCTGTCGGGCGGGATGAAACGCCGCGTGCTGATCGCCAAGGCGCTGTCGCATGAGCCCAAGATCTTGTTCCTGGACGAGCCCAGCGCCGGTGTGGACGTGGAGCTGCGCCACGACATGTGGCGCCTGGTGCGCGCGCTGCGCGATGCGGGCACCACCATCATCCTGACCACGCACTACCTTGAAGAGGCCGAGGACATGGCCGACCGCATCGGCGTGATCCGCAAGGGCGAATTGATCGTGGTGGAAGACAAGGCCGTGCTGATGCGCAAGCTGGGCAAGAAAGAACTGGCCATCACGCTGCAGCAGCCCATGGAGCAGGTGCCTGCAGCGCTGGCGCGCTGGCCGCTGGTGCTCAGCCAGGGCGGTACTGTGCTCACCTATAGCTTTGACACGCAGCAGGAGGACACCGGCATTGCCGCCCTGCTGCGCGCCCTGGCCGACCACGGCATCGACTTCAAGGACCTGCATTCCAGCGAAAGCTCGCTGGAAGACATCTTCGTCAGCCTGGTGCACGAGGACAAAGACCCAACCCCTTCGCCCCAGAAAGCGACTGCAGCATGA
- a CDS encoding DUF3488 and transglutaminase-like domain-containing protein, producing MTLRQTLASLPRDARDTLFLLFVIVWVIAPQVSNLPVWTSVLAGGLLLWRGWLAWAGRPLPGRWTVAVLLVVAVAGTLLTHRTILGRDAGVTLIVMLLALKTLELRARRDAMVVFFLGFFTMLSNFFFSQSLLTAAAMLVALLGLLMALVNAHMPVGRPPLTQTFRMAGTMALLGAPIMVALFMLFPRMSPLWGMPGENLTGRSGLSGTMRVGEMAEIALDERVAIRLRFEGAPTDVPPQSALYFRGPVMTSFDGRQWQAEPFREDSAWAARVAVPANLQVSGPAVRYEVTLEPQRQPWLMVLEATPDAPQLPSMQAYMTQDLQWMTTRPITEVMRYQAVSYPQFRHGPQQAVQQLRVYTELPTGFNPRTLALAAQMRADPALATASAETLVNAVLQRLRTGGYSYTLDPGVYGEHTADEFWFDRKEGFCEHIASAFVVLMRALDVPTRIVTGYQGGERNPVDGYWTVRNADAHAWAEVWMEGRGWVRVDPTGAIAPNRVGAFQRLRAPQGAFATAMGTLSPGMVQNLRAVWEAVNNSWNQWVLNYTQKRQLDLLKALGFESPSWQDLTTLLGTLVLAAALGGMGWSAWERSQHDPWLRLLARTRQRLARAGLVLPDNLPPRAIAQRVQAHFGAPAQSLSDWLLQLEQLRYAPRPATELAKLRRAFRSLPWPRP from the coding sequence ATGACCCTGCGCCAGACCCTAGCATCCCTGCCTCGCGACGCCCGCGACACGCTTTTTTTGCTGTTCGTGATCGTGTGGGTGATTGCGCCCCAGGTGTCCAACCTGCCGGTGTGGACCAGCGTGCTGGCCGGCGGGCTGCTGCTGTGGCGCGGCTGGCTGGCCTGGGCGGGGCGGCCCCTGCCCGGCCGCTGGACGGTGGCTGTGCTGCTGGTGGTGGCGGTGGCGGGCACGCTGCTGACACACCGCACCATTCTCGGCCGCGATGCGGGCGTCACCCTCATCGTCATGCTGCTGGCGCTCAAGACGCTGGAGCTGCGCGCGCGCCGCGATGCGATGGTGGTGTTCTTCCTGGGCTTCTTCACGATGCTCAGCAATTTCTTCTTCTCCCAGTCGCTGCTGACCGCCGCCGCCATGCTGGTGGCGCTGCTGGGCCTGCTCATGGCGCTGGTCAACGCCCACATGCCCGTGGGGCGCCCGCCGCTCACCCAGACGTTCCGCATGGCAGGCACCATGGCGCTGCTGGGGGCGCCCATCATGGTGGCGCTGTTCATGCTGTTCCCGCGCATGTCACCGCTGTGGGGCATGCCGGGCGAGAACCTCACCGGGCGCAGCGGCCTGTCGGGCACGATGCGCGTGGGCGAGATGGCCGAAATCGCGCTCGATGAACGCGTGGCGATCCGCCTGCGCTTTGAAGGCGCCCCCACCGACGTCCCCCCCCAGTCGGCGCTGTACTTCCGGGGCCCGGTCATGACGTCGTTTGACGGCCGGCAATGGCAGGCGGAACCATTCCGCGAAGACAGTGCCTGGGCTGCCCGTGTGGCGGTGCCGGCCAACCTGCAGGTCAGCGGCCCGGCGGTGCGCTACGAGGTCACGCTGGAGCCGCAGCGCCAGCCCTGGCTGATGGTGCTGGAGGCCACCCCCGATGCGCCCCAGCTGCCCAGCATGCAGGCCTACATGACGCAAGACCTACAGTGGATGACCACACGCCCCATCACCGAAGTGATGCGCTACCAGGCGGTGAGCTACCCACAGTTCCGCCATGGCCCGCAGCAAGCCGTGCAGCAGCTGAGGGTGTACACCGAGCTGCCAACCGGCTTCAACCCCCGCACGCTGGCGCTGGCGGCACAAATGCGTGCAGACCCCGCGCTGGCCACGGCCAGCGCCGAAACGCTGGTCAATGCGGTGCTGCAGCGGCTGCGCACCGGTGGCTACAGCTACACCCTGGACCCCGGTGTGTACGGCGAGCACACGGCCGACGAATTCTGGTTCGACCGCAAGGAGGGGTTTTGCGAACACATTGCCTCGGCCTTCGTGGTGCTGATGCGGGCGTTGGATGTGCCCACGCGCATCGTCACCGGCTACCAGGGCGGCGAACGCAACCCGGTGGACGGCTACTGGACCGTGCGCAACGCCGACGCCCATGCCTGGGCCGAGGTCTGGATGGAAGGCCGTGGCTGGGTGCGCGTGGACCCCACCGGCGCGATTGCGCCCAACCGGGTGGGTGCCTTCCAGCGCCTGCGGGCGCCGCAGGGCGCATTTGCCACCGCCATGGGCACCTTGAGCCCGGGCATGGTGCAGAACCTGCGCGCGGTGTGGGAGGCCGTGAACAACAGCTGGAACCAGTGGGTGCTCAACTACACCCAGAAGCGCCAGCTCGACCTGCTCAAGGCGCTGGGGTTTGAGTCGCCCAGCTGGCAGGATCTCACCACGCTGCTGGGCACGCTGGTGCTAGCGGCGGCGCTGGGCGGCATGGGCTGGAGCGCCTGGGAGCGCAGCCAGCACGACCCGTGGCTGCGCCTGCTGGCGCGCACGCGCCAGCGCCTGGCGCGTGCTGGCTTGGTACTGCCCGACAATCTGCCACCGCGCGCAATCGCCCAGCGGGTACAGGCGCACTTCGGCGCGCCCGCCCAGAGCCTGAGCGACTGGCTGCTGCAGCTGGAGCAACTGCGCTATGCCCCCCGGCCTGCCACCGAACTGGCCAAGCTGCGGCGCGCGTTTCGCAGCCTGCCCTGGCCCAGGCCATGA
- a CDS encoding ABC transporter permease, whose protein sequence is MNLHGVRAIYRFEMNRAFRTWMQSLIAPVLTTALYFIVFGSAIGSRMGDIGGVSYGAYIIPGLLMLSLLSESISNSAFGIYMPKWSGTIYELLSAPVNWVEVLLGYVGAAASKSLLVSVLILTTARVFVPYEVAHPVWMVGFLVLTAVTFCLFGFIIGLWADSFQKLQVIPLLVITPLTFLGGAFYSISMLPPFWQTVSLFNPVVYLISGLRWAFYGQADVHIGVSTSMTLGFMALCLVVVWWVFKTGHRIRR, encoded by the coding sequence TTGAACCTGCATGGCGTGCGCGCCATCTACCGCTTCGAAATGAACCGTGCGTTCCGCACCTGGATGCAAAGCCTCATTGCGCCCGTGCTCACCACCGCGCTGTACTTCATCGTGTTCGGTTCCGCCATCGGCTCACGCATGGGCGACATCGGCGGGGTCAGCTACGGCGCCTACATCATCCCCGGGCTGCTGATGCTGTCGCTGCTGTCCGAGAGCATTTCCAACTCAGCCTTCGGCATCTACATGCCCAAGTGGTCGGGCACCATCTACGAGCTGCTCAGCGCGCCGGTGAACTGGGTGGAGGTACTGCTGGGCTATGTGGGCGCGGCGGCCAGCAAGTCCCTCCTGGTGTCGGTGCTCATCCTCACCACCGCCCGGGTGTTTGTGCCGTACGAGGTGGCCCACCCGGTGTGGATGGTGGGCTTTCTGGTGCTCACCGCCGTCACGTTCTGCCTGTTCGGCTTCATCATCGGCCTGTGGGCCGACAGTTTTCAGAAGCTGCAGGTCATCCCGCTGCTGGTCATCACGCCGCTGACCTTCCTGGGCGGCGCGTTCTACAGCATCAGCATGCTGCCCCCGTTCTGGCAAACAGTCTCGCTGTTCAACCCGGTGGTCTACCTCATCAGCGGCTTGCGCTGGGCGTTCTACGGGCAGGCCGACGTGCACATCGGCGTGAGCACCAGCATGACGCTCGGCTTTATGGCCCTGTGCCTCGTGGTGGTGTGGTGGGTGTTCAAGACGGGGCACCGCATCCGGCGCTGA